In the genome of Candidatus Paceibacterota bacterium, one region contains:
- a CDS encoding endo alpha-1,4 polygalactosaminidase: protein MKRNLSVLGCLLLAILPASGSRDWANVKSWVYQLAKYKDGKLDEIAGAGFDLAVIDLARDGKSGFFTREEIRAAQQQGMFVLAYFEIGAIENYRPEWPDVPEDLKVGVVKGWPKERLVKFWDERWWPVVKGRVDQALKAGFDGAYLDMVTAYEAVPAKEMKREELAHRMVGLISRISRYAKAANPQFKIVPQNSPELYTWAYWEPKPNEEYIQAVDGLGIEDVFYLAHDKPARMRWCEENRQNALAIKRAGKLVLGVDYARTPACIADAYARQRALGFVPYVSVVSLDVVLREGETKPGRSGAQEPKPK from the coding sequence ATGAAGAGAAACCTCAGCGTGCTTGGCTGTTTGTTGCTGGCCATCCTGCCCGCCTCGGGCAGTCGTGATTGGGCCAATGTGAAAAGCTGGGTTTATCAGTTGGCCAAGTACAAGGACGGCAAGCTGGACGAGATCGCCGGCGCCGGCTTCGACCTGGCGGTCATTGACCTGGCGCGGGATGGCAAGAGCGGCTTCTTCACGCGTGAGGAGATCAGGGCGGCGCAGCAGCAGGGGATGTTCGTGCTGGCCTACTTCGAGATCGGCGCCATCGAGAACTACCGCCCGGAATGGCCAGACGTTCCGGAGGACCTCAAGGTGGGTGTCGTCAAAGGCTGGCCCAAGGAACGGCTCGTGAAGTTCTGGGACGAGCGCTGGTGGCCGGTGGTCAAGGGACGAGTGGATCAGGCCCTCAAGGCCGGCTTCGACGGCGCCTACCTGGACATGGTGACCGCCTACGAAGCCGTGCCGGCCAAAGAGATGAAGCGAGAGGAGCTGGCGCACCGGATGGTCGGGCTGATCAGCCGCATCTCCAGGTATGCCAAGGCGGCCAATCCCCAGTTCAAGATCGTGCCCCAGAACTCGCCCGAGCTTTACACCTGGGCCTATTGGGAGCCCAAGCCTAACGAAGAGTACATTCAGGCCGTGGACGGCCTTGGGATCGAAGACGTGTTCTACCTCGCCCACGACAAGCCGGCCCGGATGCGGTGGTGCGAGGAAAACCGACAGAACGCCCTGGCGATCAAGCGTGCCGGGAAGCTGGTGCTCGGGGTGGACTATGCCCGGACTCCCGCTTGCATTGCCGACGCTTACGCGCGGCAAAGGGCCCTGGGATTTGTTCCGTACGTCAGCGTGGTATCGCTCGACGTGGTATTAAGGGAGGGGGAGACCAAGCCGGGCCGCTCAGGCGCACAGGAACCAAAGCCGAAGTAG